The genomic segment TGGTTAATAAATGATTTAAAGCTGGGTCTATGTTAAGTACACTCCATGAATCCCGGATGGTAGTAAAAACGGTTTCCTCATTTAAAAGAGGAATATTCGATCTTCCCATAATTCGTAGATTGATGGAGTATAGTGCGATCATCATTAAGATTCCAGATAAAAGGGCGTTGATTTTACCTGCTGTATGAAGCAAACCGGTAATTGAACCTGCTACAAAACCGACAAGAAGAGCGGCAACAGTTGCCAAAAACGGATTCACTCCACTGACAATTAATGTTGCCGCTGTTGCTGCTCCAGTTACAAAACTTCCGTCTACTGTTAAATCAGGAAAGTCTAATATTCGAAAGGAAAGATAAACTCCTAGCGCCATAATGGCATAGATGACTCCTGATTCAATGGATCCGAAAATGGCTGTAAACAAAAACACTCATCCTTTCAGTCATTATTCAATAAATTCTGCTATCGTTTCCCAATCAGATTTGATTTCCACACCTTGGTTTTGAGCTGCAGTTTTGTTGATAACTAGTTTTAATTTTTGTGGGAATTGCGGTTTAATTTCTGAAGGTTTTTTCTCTCCTTTTAAAATGGAAACAGCCATTTCCCCTGCTTCATAACCGATATCATAATAGTCAAATCCATATGCTGCAAAACCGCCTCGCTTAAGTGAATCAAGCTCACCTGTAAATAACGGGATTTTATTGTCATTAGCCACGCTAACGACCGATTCAATTGCAGAAACCACTGTATTGTCAGTTATGATATAGAACACATCTGCTTTCCCTACTAACGATTCGGCAGCTTGTTTTACTTCTGCTGTAGTGGATACAGAAGCTTCAACGAATTGTAAATCGGTATTTTGGGCTGCTTCTTTCACTTTTTCAATCTGAGATACGGAGTTTTGTTCACCGGAGTTGTATATAAGACCAACCGTTGTGACATCCATTTGCTCGTGAATAAATTGAATCATTTTGCTAATCGCTTCTGGATGAGTGTCTGTTGTACCGGTAATATTTTCACCAGCTTGGTCCATCGAAGGAACTAACCCTGCACCGACTGGGTCTGTTACCGAAGTGAAGATGATCGGAATATCTTTTGTGGCATTTAAAGCACTTTGGGCACTTGGTGTAGAGTTCGCGAAGATGAGATCAACTTGGGCACTTACTAGGTTATTGGCAATTGTTTGGTTGTTATTCGGGTCTCCTTGCGCGTTTTGCACATCATATGTAACATTCTCGCCTTCCTTAAATCCCCCATCTGCTAATGCTTGCTTAAACCCTTTAAAAGCAGCATCTAGTGATGGGTGCTCAATAATTTGGGTAACACCAATAGTTACAGTTTTGCTGTCATTTCCAGCCTCGTCACTTGATTTTGCCGTTGAATCACTATTTCCACTACAACCTGAAACTGCTAACAAACTAATCAAAAACGGTACAGCAACTTTTTTCATGGATTTAAACATGAATATCCCCCTCTATTTCATTTTTATAAAATACTAGCAACAAAATGGTCTATTTTGTTGCTGATATAACAAAACAAAAAGTATTTGGAAACGTTTACAAAAAGGAGATTAAATTTAATGACATCACAATATTTTTAATAACGTAAAAATAACGTTATGTTAAATTTATATTATCAACCAAACATTCTGAAAGTCAATAATTTTCTAAAAATTTAATGAGTATAAAACTGATGAACAGAACGAATCGAATCGCCTCCTATTGTCTTCTCTTACGTACATTTAAGACGAGAGAACGACGTGTTCACGACAATTGGTCATTCCCTTGTAATGAATGAAATACATGATATAAATTCGTTGCTTTCTCCTTTGCTTCCTGCATAATGGTTTCAAGTAATTGTTTGACAGATGGCAAGTCGTTTATTAGACCAGAAATTTGTCCAGCATTGACAAATCCTTCTTCAAAATTTCCAGACAACGCCCCTAATCGATGATGATCTTCTGATGTATGTTCATTAAATTGCTCTAATGAAATCCCGCTTTTTTCGAACTCCAGTAATTTTTCTGCATATGGAGTTTTCATAATTCGTCGAACCCTTCCAACAGAGCGTCCTACAATAACCGTTTCATGTTCATTCGCATCTATGATTAGATTTTTATATTTTTCATGAAATGGAGCTTCTATTGTAGCAATAAATCGAGTTCCCATTTGAACTCCTTGGGCGCCAAGAGCAAATGCCGCCAATAAACCATATCCATCACCGATTCCACCAGCAGCGACGACTGGAACACCAACTGCCTTAACAATTTGAGGAACTAAAGTCATTGTCGTAAGCTCAAGGTTCGAATTAATACCAGCTGCTTCATAACCTTCCGCCACAATGATATCGGCACCTGCTTCTTCAGCTTTTTTAGCATGCTTCACAGAAGCCGTTACAGTGATCACTTTGATCCCTTCTTCGTGACAAGTAGGAATATATGGTGCTGGGTTTCCTGCTGAAAACGAAACAACAGGTACTTGATGTTTTAACACAAGTGAAAAAATTTCTTTAAAATTCGGTGTGACACTGATAGGAATATTCACTGCAAAAGGTTTATTTGTCTTTTTTTTCGTTTCAATAATCAAATGTTCCACTTCATCCGGTGACATCGTCCCTGCTCCAATCGTACCTAATCCACCTGCTTCAGAAATCGCACTTGTTAGTTGTGAGTTACTTATATTTCCCATTCCTCCTTGAATAATTGGATATTGAATGTTTAATAAAGAACAAACATGATTCATTAAATCCCCACCTCGTAAAAAATGTGTTATATTATACTTATCATAAAATTAACACAATTTTAGGGGGATGGGAATGATTTATACGTATAATGGGAAAACACCAAAAATCGATGATACCGTTTTTATCGCTCCAGGAGCACATATTATTGGTGATGTGACGATCGGAAAGGAATCGACGATTTGGTTTAACGCGGTCATCCGTGGAGATGAAGCTCCGATCGTCATTGGGGATCGATGCAGCATCCAAGACAATTCAACTTGCCATTTGTATGAAGGATATCCTTTATTGATTGAAGACGAGGTAACCGTAGGCCATAACGTCATTTTACATGGATGTACCATTCGGAAACGAACGATCATTGGTATGGGTTCAACTATTTTAGATGGGGCCGAAATCGGTGAAGAATGTATCATTGGGGCCAATACGCTAATACCACCAGGCAAAAAGATCCCTCCACGCTCACTCGTCGTAGGGTCTCCAGGACAAGTTGTCCGTGAAATGACGGAAAAAGATTTAGCGTTAATCCAGCTTTCAATAGATTCGTATGTCCAAAAAGGAAAAGAATATCTGCAACAGTTAGGAAAGAAATAAACGGTTCGAATTCGTTTGAAGCAAAAGAGCACTGCCTATTTTAGACAGTGCTCTCTATTCAATAATAAGTGGATGATCGAAAACGTTATAATCTTCGTCCTTTTTTTCCAGCTCGTTTCCGTCCGTAAATACCTCTTCAAAAAAACGGCTTGCCGGTTTAGCTAATTCTTTGTAATATTCACTAAACAGTGATGCGGCATGGCTACCCATCCATTTGTTTGGAAGTAGTTCTTCAGGAAGTCCAGGATCAACAAATAAAAACTTTCGATATTCATGAACGAGCTTTGTCCGTTCGACAAAGCACTCAGCATCTGACATTTCGCCCCGTTGAATTTTATTTTTATCAATAATAAATTTTTGACTGTAAATGGAAATAAATTCTTCATACTTCTCGTTGATCGCCTCTAAGTCCCAGCATTTCTCCACCAGCTGAGTATTTTGATGCGGACCATCATATTGTGCAATAAAAAAATCAACATATGGTTCAATATCGTATTTTTCAATTAAATCATACACTTGCTTTTCCAAATTATTTGGTGAAATCCAACAGCTATTGGAAATTGTCCCAAAACCACTCCAAACTAATTCTTTACGCAATTCGTCACGCAAATTACGTTTTTCTTCCGGTATGGTATAGATAAGAATTCGCCATTTTCCATCCCATTTTTCAGGGTGTAATTTATAAATCCGTTTGGCTGCTTCCTCTATACGTTTTACCCCACGTTCAGTCAGTGAATAGTAACTCTTATTTCCTCTTTTTTCTGCCTGTACCCATCCTTGTTTGCTCATTCGAGAGATAGCTGCGCGTACCGCTTGGTCGTTATGTCCAAATTCTTTAAGGAGGCGTATTAAACTTCCTATCCATATTTGATTACCATAATGTCGAATATAATCTCCATATATTGTAAAAATCATAGATCTTGTGTTCATACTCATGTTTGACACCCTTTTACCGACTAAAATAAATTTTCAGATTATTATAGTAGCAAATTTTTATATCAGATACAAGACGAACACTTGAAAAAATGTCAAATAATGTCGAATTTTTACATCACAGAAAACTATTATGATGTTATACGGTGAACAATAGAAAAGACTGACTCATATACAATCATCTCTTGAGCCAGTCCATTACTGCCTGAGATTAAATGCCCGCTTAACGTTCTTACTGGTGTTCCCAATTTTCAACGATTGTTGCAATTCCTTGTCCGACGCCAATACACATCGTTGCGAGCCCATATTGGACGTTTCGTTTTTTCATTTCATAAATTAGGGTTGTTAAAATACGGGCACCGCTAGCTCCTAAAGGATGACCAAAGGCAATGGCTCCACCGTTTACGTTTACAATTTCTGGATTAAACTCCAGCTGCTTTATACAGGCAATGCATTGTGATGCAAAAGCTTCATTGAGTTCCACTAAACCGATGTCAGTAATCGATAAATCGGCACGTTTTAACGCTTTTTGAGTCGCATAGATCGGACCAAGGCCCATTACCGCTGGCTCTAACCCAGCGACCGCCGACGTTTTATATTTCACTAACGGTATCATCCTAAGTTCTTTTGCTTTTTCGACGCTCATGAGAAGCAAAGCGGATGCCCCGTCGTTAATACCAGACGCGTTTCCTGCTGTTACTGTACCGTTTTCAAACAATGGGGGCAGTTTAGAGAGTTTTTCCATCGTAGTATTCGGGCGAGGATGTTCGTCTTTATCAACGACGATAAGGTTTCCTTTGCGGTCGTGAAAACTAACAGCAACTAATTCTTCAGAAAAACGATTTTGTTCCAGCGCCCGTTTGGCCTTCATTTGGCTTTCATATGCAAATTGATCTTGCTCTTCCCTTGAAATACCATATCTTTTCGCCACATTTTCCGCGGTTTCCGGCATGCTATCGGTTCCATACATTTCTTTTAGCTTAGGATTAATGAAACGCCAACCGATTGTTGTATCATACATTTCCATGTTTCCACGAGGAAAATCATCGCTCGGTTTTGCCATGACATATGGTGCTCGTGTCATGCTTTCCGTTCCCCCGGCGATGACGATGTCGGCCTCACCTGTCATAATCAAACGTGCGGCATAGTTCACTGCATCGAGACCAGACCCGCATAAGCGGTTAATCGTCGTGCCCGCCACTTCTACCGGTAATCCTGCTAAAAGCGCTGACATTCTGGCCACATTACGATTGTCTTCTCCGGCTTGATTGGCGTTCCCGAGAACCACTTCCTCAATTTGCTTTACAGGAACGTTTGGATTACGTTCGATTAACTTTTTTATGACAACTGCCCCTAAATCATCCGGACGAACATCTTTCAGTGCCCCTTTATATCTTCCAATCGGTGTTCGTACCGCATCAACAATCACTACTTCCCGCATCTTATTCTCCCATCCCTTTCTGTACTCAATGTCCTATTTACTTAATCGTTTTTGTTCGTATAATCGTACACACCTCTTCCGGTTTTGCGACCGAGGCGTCCGGCTTTTACATATTGCTCTAATAGTGGAGCTGGCCGATACTTTTCCCCTAATTTTTCATGTAAATATTTTAAGTTGTTCAAACGAGTATCCAGTCCAACCAGGTCTGCTAGTTCAAATGGACCCATCGGATAGTTTAAGCCAAGCTTGATCGCTTTATCGATTTCTTCCGGTGTTCCAATGCCTTCTTGTAACATATAAAACGCCTCATTTCCGACTAATGCGCTAATTCGACTTGTGACAAACCCTGGAAATTCATTTACAACGACTGTTTCTTTTCCCATTTG from the Bacillus sp. (in: firmicutes) genome contains:
- a CDS encoding ABC transporter substrate-binding protein, whose protein sequence is MFKSMKKVAVPFLISLLAVSGCSGNSDSTAKSSDEAGNDSKTVTIGVTQIIEHPSLDAAFKGFKQALADGGFKEGENVTYDVQNAQGDPNNNQTIANNLVSAQVDLIFANSTPSAQSALNATKDIPIIFTSVTDPVGAGLVPSMDQAGENITGTTDTHPEAISKMIQFIHEQMDVTTVGLIYNSGEQNSVSQIEKVKEAAQNTDLQFVEASVSTTAEVKQAAESLVGKADVFYIITDNTVVSAIESVVSVANDNKIPLFTGELDSLKRGGFAAYGFDYYDIGYEAGEMAVSILKGEKKPSEIKPQFPQKLKLVINKTAAQNQGVEIKSDWETIAEFIE
- a CDS encoding DUF561 domain-containing protein — encoded protein: MNHVCSLLNIQYPIIQGGMGNISNSQLTSAISEAGGLGTIGAGTMSPDEVEHLIIETKKKTNKPFAVNIPISVTPNFKEIFSLVLKHQVPVVSFSAGNPAPYIPTCHEEGIKVITVTASVKHAKKAEEAGADIIVAEGYEAAGINSNLELTTMTLVPQIVKAVGVPVVAAGGIGDGYGLLAAFALGAQGVQMGTRFIATIEAPFHEKYKNLIIDANEHETVIVGRSVGRVRRIMKTPYAEKLLEFEKSGISLEQFNEHTSEDHHRLGALSGNFEEGFVNAGQISGLINDLPSVKQLLETIMQEAKEKATNLYHVFHSLQGNDQLS
- a CDS encoding gamma carbonic anhydrase family protein, with protein sequence MIYTYNGKTPKIDDTVFIAPGAHIIGDVTIGKESTIWFNAVIRGDEAPIVIGDRCSIQDNSTCHLYEGYPLLIEDEVTVGHNVILHGCTIRKRTIIGMGSTILDGAEIGEECIIGANTLIPPGKKIPPRSLVVGSPGQVVREMTEKDLALIQLSIDSYVQKGKEYLQQLGKK
- the paaX gene encoding phenylacetic acid degradation operon negative regulatory protein PaaX codes for the protein MNTRSMIFTIYGDYIRHYGNQIWIGSLIRLLKEFGHNDQAVRAAISRMSKQGWVQAEKRGNKSYYSLTERGVKRIEEAAKRIYKLHPEKWDGKWRILIYTIPEEKRNLRDELRKELVWSGFGTISNSCWISPNNLEKQVYDLIEKYDIEPYVDFFIAQYDGPHQNTQLVEKCWDLEAINEKYEEFISIYSQKFIIDKNKIQRGEMSDAECFVERTKLVHEYRKFLFVDPGLPEELLPNKWMGSHAASLFSEYYKELAKPASRFFEEVFTDGNELEKKDEDYNVFDHPLIIE
- a CDS encoding acetyl-CoA C-acetyltransferase, with the protein product MREVVIVDAVRTPIGRYKGALKDVRPDDLGAVVIKKLIERNPNVPVKQIEEVVLGNANQAGEDNRNVARMSALLAGLPVEVAGTTINRLCGSGLDAVNYAARLIMTGEADIVIAGGTESMTRAPYVMAKPSDDFPRGNMEMYDTTIGWRFINPKLKEMYGTDSMPETAENVAKRYGISREEQDQFAYESQMKAKRALEQNRFSEELVAVSFHDRKGNLIVVDKDEHPRPNTTMEKLSKLPPLFENGTVTAGNASGINDGASALLLMSVEKAKELRMIPLVKYKTSAVAGLEPAVMGLGPIYATQKALKRADLSITDIGLVELNEAFASQCIACIKQLEFNPEIVNVNGGAIAFGHPLGASGARILTTLIYEMKKRNVQYGLATMCIGVGQGIATIVENWEHQ